From one Lycium barbarum isolate Lr01 chromosome 6, ASM1917538v2, whole genome shotgun sequence genomic stretch:
- the LOC132598818 gene encoding acetyl-CoA-benzylalcohol acetyltransferase-like: MAKLEIQIQTRKMMKPSTPTPNHLQSLSLSFFDQGAPRIYVPILFHYLPSSEWNNEGITERCDKLQKSLAETLTNFYPLAGRFREDEFSIHCNDEGVEYVESKINTDLTEFLREGPKIEPLEDLLPKMDKLSSPLLGVQVNIFNCGGLVIAIQISHVAADAFTLATFLNEWAQASLTGTTTKYCLPRFSHLSSLFPTRVLSGPQFSPPSNIGPKIVTKRFVFDALAISKLKDRINSSATFTRPTRVVAVMSLIWKVLVGISSAKHGHSRDSCFLFPINLRGKSNLPSLEHALGNFYVTVVATLEANQLRKELNDFVNSIGSTARDTSLSIGKASVDEIISLSINCGTEIINKFGQGDKMDIYACTSWCRFPWYEVDFGWGKPIWVSSVGRPFEIISLFDTKSGDGIEAWVSLKENDMAEFERDPDILSSTSKEAFDSSIWIK, encoded by the coding sequence ATGGCCAAGTTAGAGATTCAAATCCAGACAAGGAAAATGATGAAGCCCTCAACTCCTACCCCGAATCATCTTCAGAGCCTCAGTCTTTCATTTTTCGATCAGGGGGCTCCTCGTATATATGTACCAATACTGTTCCACTACTTGCCAAGCAGTGAATGGAACAACGAAGGAATTACTGAAAGATGTGATAAGCTACAAAAATCTTTGGCTGAGACCTTAACCAATTTTTACCCTCTAGCAGGAAGATTTAGAGAGGATGAATTCTCAATTCACTGCAATGACGAAGGTGTTGAGTATGTTGAATCCAAAATCAATACGGATCTTACTGAGTTTCTCCGTGAAGGACCCAAGATTGAGCCTTTGGAAGATCTTCTTCCAAAAATGGATAAGCTATCAAGTCCATTACTTGGTGTCCAAGTGAACATATTCAACTGTGGGGGACTAGTCATAGCGATACAAATTTCACATGTCGCAGCTGATGCTTTCACTTTAGCAACATTTCTCAATGAATGGGCACAAGCTAGCCTTACAGGGACGACGACAAAATATTGTCTTCCAAGGTTCAGTCATTTGTCATCGCTCTTCCCCACAAGAGTGCTATCGGGACCTCAATTCTCACCACCATCCAACATAGGCCCTAAGATTGTCACGAAGAGATTTGTGTTTGATGCTTTGGCAATATCAAAGCTCAAAGACAGAATCAATTCAAGTGCCACATTTACGAGACCTACTCGAGTGGTAGCTGTTATGTCATTAATATGGAAGGTTCTTGTGGGCATTTCGTCAGCCAAACATGGACATTCGAGGGACTCTTGTTTTTTGTTTCCTATTAATTTGAGGGGAAAATCAAATTTACCATCTTTGGAACATGCTCTAGGGAATTTCTATGTGACTGTAGTTGCCACTCTTGAGGCAAACCAGTTAAGAAAGGAGTTAAATGACTTTGTTAACTCTATAGGAAGTACAGCAAGGGACACATCTCTAAGCATTGGTAAGGCAAGCGTCGATGAAATTATCTCTCTGTCCATTAACTGTGGGACAGAAATCATTAACAAATTTGGTCAAGGAGATAAGATGGACATTTATGCCTGCACTAGTTGGTGCAGATTCCCCTGGTATGAAGTAGACTTTGGTTGGGGAAAGCCAATTTGGGTGAGCAGTGTTGGCAGACCTTTTGAAATAATTAGTCTGTTCGACACAAAAAGTGGTGATGGAATAGAAGCATGGGTTAGTTTGAAGGAGAATGACATGGCTGAATTCGAGAGAGATCCTGATATTTTGTCCTCCACTTCAAAAGAAGCATTTGATTCCTCGATTTGGATAAAATGA
- the LOC132644637 gene encoding acetyl-CoA-benzylalcohol acetyltransferase-like, protein MAKLEIQIQIRKMLKPSTPTPTPNHLESLKFSLFDQLAPPVYGPMLFYYLPITSSECNRAKSAEKCAKLQKSLAETLVKFYSLAGRIRKHDLSIHCNDEGVEYVETKVNADLAKFLREGPEIELLKDLLPWCVPPDANLPSSPLLGVQVNIFNCGGLVTGIQISHILADGFTFGTSVKEWVLTIALQIKSWLPASTIARKANLTQFTVWECKIRATKITFETCIGSFTLEANIAQYQRENAEQIMIAQAHKG, encoded by the exons ATGGCCAAGTTAGAGATTCAAATCCAGATAAGAAAAATGTTAAAGCCCTCAActccaaccccaaccccaaatCATCTTGAGAGCCTCAAATTTTCATTGTTTGATCAGTTGGCTCCTCCTGTATATGGACCTATGTTGTTCTACTACTTGCCAATTACTAGCAGTGAATGTAACAGGGCAAAAAGTGCTGAAAAATGTGCTAAGTTGCAAAAATCTTTGGCTGAGACTTTGGTCAAGTTTTACTCTCTAGCAGGGAGAATTAGAAAACATGACCTCTCAATTCACTGCAATGACGAAGGTGTTGAGTACGTTGAAACCAAAGTCAACGCGGACCTTGCTAAATTCCTCCGTGAAGGACCGGAGATTGAGCTATTGAAAGATCTTCTTCCATGGTGTGTTCCTCCAGACGCAAATCTGCCATCAAGCCCATTGCTTGGAGTCCAAGTGAACATATTTAATTGTGGAGGACTAGTCACAGGGATACAAATTTCACACATCCTAGCTGATGGTTTCACTTTTGGAACATCTGTCAAGGAATGG GTTTTAACAATCGCTCTCCAGATCAAGTCTTGGTTGCCTGCTTCAACAATTGCACGCAAAGCTAATCTCACCCAATT TACAGTTTGGGAGTGCAAAATAAGGGCTACAAAGatcacttttgaaacttgtattGGTTCATTTACGCTTGAG GCAAATATTGCACAGTACCAGAGAGAAAATGCAGAACAAATCATGATTGCTCAAGCACATAAG GGTTAA
- the LOC132644636 gene encoding salutaridinol 7-O-acetyltransferase-like has protein sequence MLGPKIQIVSRKFINPSNPTPKHLQSFKLSVFDRLAPASHIKIVLYFSNNEEHKAENNYQRQLSELEESLAHTLSKFYPLTGRLVKDQEQLFIDCSDQGAEYLETKVDKELAEFLHQGVKDGSLDQLLPQEVGAADSATSPLLTIQTNLFDCGGLALGVCVSHKVADTSTVVSFINEWAKSNQGEINNKTWE, from the exons ATGCTAGGACCAAAAATCCAAATAGTTTCAAGAAAATTCATAAATCCATCAAATCCAACTCCAAAGCACCTTCAAAGCTTCAAGTTATCCGTTTTTGATAGACTTGCTCCTGCATCCCATATCAAGATCGTTCTGTATTTTTCCAACAATGAAGAACACAAAGCTGAAAACAATTATCAAAGACAACTATCCGAATTGGAGGAATCATTGGCCCACACTTTATCCAAGTTTTACCCACTAACTGGAAGACTTGTCAAAGATCAAGAACAACTCTTTATTGATTGCAGTGACCAAGGGGCTGAATACTTGGAAACAAAAGTAGATAAAGAACTTGCTGAGTTCCTTCACCAAGGAGTTAAAGATGGGAGTTTGGATCAACTTTTACCACAAGAAGTTGGTGCAGCAGACTCTGCCACAAGTCCATTACTGACTATCCAAACCAATTTATTTGATTGTGGAGGACTTGCTCTTGGGGTGTGTGTTTCCCATAAAGTTGCAGATACTTCTACAGTTGTTTCATTCATCAACGAATGGGCCAAATCAAATCAAGGAGAGATCAATAATAAG ACATGGGAATGA
- the LOC132644635 gene encoding acetyl-CoA-benzylalcohol acetyltransferase-like yields MAKLDIQIQTRKMLKPSTPTPKHLKSLKLSLFDQGAPRMYVPILFHYLPSSEGIIERCDKLQKSLAETLTKFYPLAGRFSEDEFSIHCNDEGVEYVETKVKADLAEFLQQGPKCIGKNANYKGPEERANSPVKCHSMHSRNRRPPSFLQPLKYKVFILFLTFTLSCLTRGDSPPGDSSSKLFQGPGYITSYVLLSLVLLIITCYFIILVTFDPLVLDLAYKFNYTDFPCKQDIAAGIGRASIDDITSLSVTRGREVVKNLGRKDVDNYPSTSWCRFPWYEADFGWGKPSWVSSVSKYYEGKYYERISLIDTKSGDGIEAWIALKENDMVEFVQLKKKKKTWLNSREILTFCPSLLKTKISWLY; encoded by the exons ATGGCCAAGTTAGATATTCAAATCCAGACAAGGAAAATGTTAAAGCCCTCAACTCCTACCCCAAAGCATCTTAAGAGCCTCAAACTATCATTGTTTGATCAGGGTGCTCCCCGTATGTATGTACCAATATTGTTCCACTACTTGCCAAGTAGTGAAGGAATTATTGAAAGATGTGATAAGCTCCAAAAATCTTTGGCTGAGACCTTAACCAAATTTTACCCTCTAGCAGGAAGATTTAGTGAAGATGAATTCTCAATTCACTGTAATGATGAAGGGGTTGAATATGTCGAAACCAAAGTCAAAGCGGATCTTGCTGAATTTCTTCAGCAAGGACCCAAGTGTATAGGGAAAAATGC AAACTACAAGGGTCCGGAAGAGCGTGCCAACTCACCGGTCAAATGTCATTCAATGCACAGCCGTAACAGAAGACCCCCAAGTTTCCTCCAGCCTTTA AAATACAAAGTATTCATATTATTCTTAACATTTACCCTTTCTTGCTTAACTCGTGGTGATTCACCGCCCGGAGACTCTAGCTCAAAGCTTTTCCAAGGCCCAGGCTACATAACTAGCTATGTTTTACTTTCACTTGTCTTGTTAATTATTActtgctatttcataattttggtTACATTTGATCCACTTGTCCTTGACCTCGCGTACAAATTCAACTATACCGATTTTCCGTGTAAACAGGACATAGCTGCAGGCATTGGTAGGGCAAGCATCGATGATATTACCTCTCTGTCTGTTACCCGTGGCAGAGAAGTTGTAAAGAACCTTGGTCGGAAAGATGTAGACAATTATCCCAGCACGAGTTGGTGTAGATTTCCCTGGTATGAAGCAGACTTTGGTTGGGGAAAGCCATCGTGGGTGAGCAGTGTTAGCAAATATTATGAAGGG AAATATTATGAACGGATTAGTCTGATTGATACAAAATCTGGTGATGGAATAGAAGCATGGATAGCTTTGAAGGAGAATGACATGGTTGAATTTGttcagctaaaaaaaaaaaaaaaaacatggttgAATTCGAGAGAGATCCTGACATTTTGTCCTTCACTTCTTAAAACTAAGATTTCTTGGCTCTATTAA